From Etheostoma spectabile isolate EspeVRDwgs_2016 unplaced genomic scaffold, UIUC_Espe_1.0 scaffold00569301, whole genome shotgun sequence, the proteins below share one genomic window:
- the LOC116684764 gene encoding gap junction alpha-4 protein, whose protein sequence is MSRADWSFLEHLLEEGQEYSTGVGRVWLTVLFLFRMLILGAAAESAWDDEQADFVCNTRQPGCTAVCYDKAFPISHFRYFVLQVIFVSTPTIFYFGYVALKAGKDKKKEEDEKEAEQGVSGGKREGIRDNNNVTKDNAEEKEKQEGGGKGRKADKAPLEAPKLKGRLLCAYAVSILLKVLLEVGFILGLWFLYDGFIIAAKFECTVFPCPHTVDCFVSRPTEKTIFTIYTQAIAAISLLLNLVELLHLLQLAISHRLEKRYRAQQRDYLPRSEQVPAQQEDPELQPDASQSYKAGSHVNLPVQGEAACYPNPCESYGDLAIEVNWGPVEAGSDLLPSYVNCMGAMKTTHSPRVHYKKHPQHTGKNTNVTHKGHSKQKHYV, encoded by the coding sequence ATGTCCAGAGCTGACTGGTCCTTTCTTGAGCACCTGCTGGAGGAGGGCCAGGAGTATTCGACAGGTGTTGGCCGCGTCTGGCTTACCGTGCTCTTCCTGTTTCGCATGCTGATACTGGGAGCCGCCGCCGAATCTGCCTGGGATGACGAGCAAGCGGACTTTGTCTGCAACACGCGACAACCCGGCTGCACTGCCGTGTGCTACGACAAAGCCTTCCCCATCTCCCACTTTCGCTACTTTGTCCTCCAAGTCATCTTCGTCTCTACGCCGACGATCTTCTACTTTGGATATGTGGCTTTAAAGGCTGGAAAGgacaagaaaaaagaggaggatgagaaggAGGCGGAACAAGGTGTTAGTGGAGGTAAGAGGGAAGGAATAAGGGACAATAACAATGTGACTAAAGACAATgcagaagagaaggagaaacaaGAGGGCGGTGGTAAAGGTAGAAAAGCTGACAAGGCTCCTCTTGAGGCTCCTAAACTGAAGGGCAGGTTGCTGTGTGCGTATGCAGTCAGCATCCTGTTAAAAGTCCTGCTAGAAGTCGGCTTCATCCTAGGGCTGTGGTTCCTATACGATGGCTTCATCATCGCAGCAAAGTTTGAGTGCACGGTTTTCCCTTGTCCCCATACCGTGGACTGCTTTGTCTCTCGACCTACGGAGAAGACaatcttcaccatctacactcAGGCGATCGCTGCCATCTCCCTGCTCCTCAACCTCGTCGAGCTGCTCCACCTCCTTCAGCTTGCCATCTCCCATCGGCTGGAGAAACGCTACCGTGCCCAGCAACGCGACTACCTACCTCGGTCAGAGCAGGTACCGGCCCAACAGGAGGATCCAGAACTCCAACCGGATGCGTCGCAGTCTTACAAAGCAGGGAGCCACGTTAACCTCCCTGTGCAGGGTGAAGCCGCATGCTACCCCAACCCCTGTGAGAGCTACGGGGATCTGGCAATAGAAGTGAACTGGGGACCCGTGGAGGCCGGGAGTGACCTGCTTCCCAGTTATGTGAACTGCATGGGGGCTATGAAGACAACACATTCCCCTAGAGTCCATTATAAGAAACACCCACAGCACACTGGGAAGAACACAAACGTTACCCATAAGGGACACTCAAAGCAGAAGCATTATGTATGA